The genomic window AGTATCGCGTGAAAGACCCGGCGGATTACGTTCTCCGCGTGGACTATGACGCGAACACGTTGATTCGCAACACGGTGCGCGATGTGATCGTGACCCTCGGCGGTCGGTCGGTGGTGGACGATTTGCTCACGACCGGGCGTCCCGATTTGCAGCGCGCGATCCTCGCCAACGCGCAAAAAGCGCTCGACAATTACCAAAGCGGCTTGCAGTTGGTCAGCGTCAACTTGCAGGAAGTTTACCCGCCGAAAGAAGTCGCGGACGCGTTCCGCAACGTGTCGAGCGCGCGCGAAGAAAAAGAAGCGACGATCAACGATGCTCAAGGGTACGCGAACAGCGTTTTGCCGAAAGCGCGCGGCGACGCGCAGCGGATCAACCAGGAAGCGGTCGGCTACGTTGCCCAGGTCACGAATCGCGCCAAAGGTGATGCGCAGCGATTCGGGGACGTGCTCAAGGAATATCGACTCGCTTCGCGCAATGCGAACGCGTCTACGGATGTCACCCGCTATCGTTATTTTGTCGAAACGATGGAGCAAGTGTTGGGCAAAGTCAAAAAGTACGTCATCGATCCGCGCACGCAAAACATTCGCATCGTTCAATAAACTCTGGAGAAAACATCTGACCTTCGGAAAAGCAGCGGCGCGTGAAAACGGCTAGG from Chloroflexota bacterium includes these protein-coding regions:
- the hflK gene encoding FtsH protease activity modulator HflK → MITRALLSRVIGALHGFLTRGAGATALADIGAAFGHLARNPHLGKIALGIVVALYLLSGVYIVNPGEEAVVRRFGQVTQRRVSEGLHYRLPSPIERADVVNVSQIRREGIGLRPPEHEVALHPAEEPQILTGDENIVSVKVIVQYRVKDPADYVLRVDYDANTLIRNTVRDVIVTLGGRSVVDDLLTTGRPDLQRAILANAQKALDNYQSGLQLVSVNLQEVYPPKEVADAFRNVSSAREEKEATINDAQGYANSVLPKARGDAQRINQEAVGYVAQVTNRAKGDAQRFGDVLKEYRLASRNANASTDVTRYRYFVETMEQVLGKVKKYVIDPRTQNIRIVQ